The genomic segment CCTGGCGGCGGCCACCCCCGCCGGTGCGACGGGCGCCGAGACGTACCTCACGGTCTTCGGGGGCATGGCCTCCAAGGGCGACATCTGGCAGACGACGGGCTTCAAAGCCGGGGCCTTCGAGAGCTACCTTGCGGGCGTCGCCCTCGCCCGCACCGTGGCCCGGCACGGGGAGTGGGCGCGCTGGGAGGCGGAGGTGCAGGCAGTCAAGCACATGGGCATGCAAACCCACCTGGAGGGCGTGGGCCTGGTGCTCCTGCGCTGGCGCGCCTTCCCGTGGGGCAGGTACCTGCCCACCAGCCTGGCGGTGGGTGACGGCCTCTCCTACTGCACCCGGGAGCCCGAGGTGGAGATCCGGCGACAGGGGCGCTCGACCCGCCTTCTCAACTACCTGCTCTTCGAGATCACCGTGGCCCTGCCCGGGGCAGAGCGGTGGAGCCTCTCGCTGCGCCAGCACCACCGCTCGGGCATCTTCGGAATCTTCGACGGCATGCACGGGGGCTCGGACTTCTGGGTCGCCGGAGTGCGCCGGGAGTTCTGACTGGGCTGACCGTCGGGCGCGACGGGTGGGCCGTCTCCGGCGGACTCGCGTTCCGGCGGGCTTGCCCAGCCGGGCCGCTCTTCCGTATCCTTTCCCCCCCAACACCCCCCTCCGGAGGGCCATCCATGGACTGCACCCAGAAAGCCAATGCCGCCAACTGCCCGTGCACCTACACGTCGTGCAGCAAGCGGGGCGCCTGCTGCCAGTGCGTGGCCTACCACCGGTCCCGCAACGAGATGGTGGCGTGCTACTTCACCCCGGAAGCCGAACGCACCTATGACCGCTCCATGAGGGCCTTTCTCGCCCAGCACCGGTAGCCACACCCTCCCTCGCGTCTGCCCTCGGGGGGCTTCGCCCCCGCCCGAGCGCCGGCCCTCCCCCGGAACCGGGCGCCTTCCGGGGGGGTTCTTCCGATTGTGTCCCGTTTCGCCTAATGCTCCCGGTATATCGTCCGATATGGACGGAAGAAGGTTTGGGCGCCCTAGGGGGGCGGCGCCCGTTTCCGCGTCCCCTGTGACCGCGGAGGCACGGCTCCGGGCCGTGCCTCCGCCACCGTCTTCGCGAGAGCCATGGTCCGCCGCTGGGTCCTCGCCGCCTTCTGCATGCTGGCTCCGGGGCTGTTGCCCGGGGGCGCGCTCGGCCAAGAGCGCGCCTTGGAGCTCCAGATGTCCGCGGAGCTGCTGCAGCGGCTCGTCTCCGAGTCCCGCACCCCCGAGAGCGAGGCGGCCCGCAGCGAGATCCTCAATCAGAACCCGGGGCTCCAGGACCTGGAGGTGGGGCGCCAGGGGGACCGGCTGACCCTGACCTTCGTGCCGCGGGAACACGGCGCTCCCCCGCGGCTCTACCTCGCCGGCACCCGGCGCGACTTCCTCCTCCTGGCCATGGCGGAGAACCCCGCCGACGTCTTCTCCCGCCTGAGCGCGCTGGACCCGGAGATCCGGTTCGCGCAGGCCCGGCGGTCCGCCCAGCAGCTGACCCTGACCCTGGGATACCGGGTGCGGAAGATCGAGGCCCCCCGGCCCCCGCAGCCGGCCGCCCGCGATCCGGGCCGCCGCAACGGAGGGGCGGGCGCGGCCGTCTACGAGGCCGCGCGGGGCAACGAGAAGGCCCTGGAGACCTACCTGGAGAGCTTCCCGGGGGGAAGCCACGCGGCCGCAGCGGAGCAGGAGCTGCAAGCCCTGCGGACCTCGCGCATGCAGGCGGAGTACGAGGCGGCGCTGGCATCCGGAGACCCGGAAGCCATCCAGGCCTTCATGGCCCTCTGGGGAAGCGGCACCCGGGTCGGCGGCACCGGCCGGGAGGTCCGCCTCCAGGTACAGGGGCCCACCGGCCCGTTCGCCTCCGCTCCGGCGCCTGCCGCCGCGAGCGCGCCGCCCGCTGCGCAGGCCCCCGCCCCCCCGGAACCCCCTGCGCCCTCCCTCCCCTCGGCCGAGGAGCGCGCCGAAGGGCCCTACCGCGCCGCCCTGGCCCAGGGCACCCTCGAGGCCCTGTCGCAGTTCGTGGCCGCCTTCCCCGACGCGCCCCAGCGGGCGGCCGCCGCGCAGCGCATCGAGGAGCTGCGGGAAGAGGCCGCTTTCCGGCTCGCCGTGGAGAAGAACACGGTGAACGCCTACCAAGGGTTTCTCGCCATCTTCCCCTCTTCCGGGCGGCGTGCAGAGGTGCAGGCGCGCATCCAGGCGCTGGAAGCCGAGCACCAGAAGGCCGAGATCGAGCGCAAGGCGAGCGCCGCGGCGCAGAGCGCCCAACAGGCGCAACACGAGCAGCGCCGCCGTGCCTTCGACGAGGTTCGGCGCCTCGACGCTCCGGAGGGGTACCGCATCTTCGTGGCCACCTACCCGGGGACCCCGGAAGTGCAGCAGGTAGAAAAGCGCCTCAAGGAGCTGGAAGCCGACGACGAGGCCTTTGCCCGGGCGCGCTCCTCCGAGCAGGCCCTGGAGCGCTACCTCGCCGAGCGCCCTCAGGGCCGCCACGCCCGGGAGGCGCGAGAGCGCGTCGCCCAACTCCAAAGCGCCCGCATGGACGCGGATTTCCTGGCAGCCCGGACAGCCGGGACCCCAGAGGCTTACCGGGCCTTCCTTTCCCGCTGGCCCAACGGCCCTCGAACCCAGGAGGCCAGGGCCGGGATCGAGGCAGCCGAGAGAGCCGCCGCCGAGAGGGCCGCCGCCCAGAGGGCGGCCGCCGCCAGCGCCGCGGCCGCGGCCCCCGACCCTGTCCAGCAACCCGTGCCCGAGCCAGCCCCGGAGCCCACCCCACCCCCGCCCCTGCGCCTTGCCGTGCGCCGGGTGGCGGCGGGACCGGAGCTGGCGGCGTCGCCCCAGGACGCCGCCTGGCACTCGGCCCAGGCGATCGAGATCCCGCTGCAGGGGCCCGCCGGCAACCCCCGGAAGGTTCGCCTGAGAGCGGTTCACGACGGAACGTCGGTCTACCTGCTGGCCGAGTGGGCCGACCCGAGCCGCGACGACGCCTACCGGCCCTGGCTCTGGGACCCGGCGGCCGCCAACTACCACCAGACCGGGCAGCTCGACGATGCCTTCTCGGTGCTCCTGTACCGGGAGGGGTCTGCGTCGAGCGCCTGCATGCTGGAGGGTCAGGAGGTGGACGCCGATCTGTGGCTCTGGCGCGCCGCATGGGGCGGCCTCTCGTCCCTGGCGGACGACGGCCGTCTGCGGGTGAGCCGCAACCGCATCCCCCAGGCCAACCCGTACCCGGTCCGCTCCGGACAGGGACAGGTCTGGATTCGCCAGGATTGGGACGAAGGCACGCCCGGGTGGTCCCTCTTCATCCCGGTGGGACGTAGCGCCGACACGGTCCCGAGCTACCGGGCCGCTCGCCCCAAGGGAAGCCGGGGAGACGTGGCGGCCTTGGGGTCGTGGAGCGACGGGCGGTGGACCGTGACCTTCCGCCGGGCCCTCGACACGGGGCACCCCGACGACGTCCCCCTGGTCCCCGGCGCCAGCCTGCTGGCGAGCTTTGCCGCCTACGACAAGGCCGACCGCGCCAACCACGCCTCCAGCCCCCCCGTCCACCTGGACGTACAGGGCCCCTGAGAGCCTGTGAAAGAATCGTCGCGAGCAGACCGGAGTGCGAGGCGCGCATGAGCGAACGACAAGACATATCAAGTAGATAGGCGAGGAGTGAGCGAGTGCGCAACGAAGCAATCCGGTCGCGCAGCAGATTATTTCACAGGCTCTGAGCCCTCCTCCCGGCGGGAAGCCGGATAGGCCCCCCCGTTCGTTCCGATCGCTATCGGTATCGGTATCGCAATCGGGGTTGATTTCGATTTCGATTTCGATCCCGATCCCGATCCCGATCCCGATACCGATGGCGATGGGGACCGGGAGGCCGGGAGGCCGGGAACTTCGCGAAGACCCGTGACACCGCCCACCGCAACCACGGCCACGACCGGAAACCGGAGGGCGGTGCCCACCCCACCGCTGCGGCACGACACAGGGGGGCGGGAGGCATAGGGGGGCACGGCTGTGCGCCCCTACGGGTAAGCCAGCCGGACACGCGAGCCCTGGGACTCGACAGTCCGGCGCGACGCGCAGAGGCCGCGGCAGGAATCAGGGGCAAGGCAGGG from the Thermodesulfobacteriota bacterium genome contains:
- a CDS encoding DUF6485 family protein, giving the protein MDCTQKANAANCPCTYTSCSKRGACCQCVAYHRSRNEMVACYFTPEAERTYDRSMRAFLAQHR
- a CDS encoding ethylbenzene dehydrogenase-related protein; its protein translation is MVRRWVLAAFCMLAPGLLPGGALGQERALELQMSAELLQRLVSESRTPESEAARSEILNQNPGLQDLEVGRQGDRLTLTFVPREHGAPPRLYLAGTRRDFLLLAMAENPADVFSRLSALDPEIRFAQARRSAQQLTLTLGYRVRKIEAPRPPQPAARDPGRRNGGAGAAVYEAARGNEKALETYLESFPGGSHAAAAEQELQALRTSRMQAEYEAALASGDPEAIQAFMALWGSGTRVGGTGREVRLQVQGPTGPFASAPAPAAASAPPAAQAPAPPEPPAPSLPSAEERAEGPYRAALAQGTLEALSQFVAAFPDAPQRAAAAQRIEELREEAAFRLAVEKNTVNAYQGFLAIFPSSGRRAEVQARIQALEAEHQKAEIERKASAAAQSAQQAQHEQRRRAFDEVRRLDAPEGYRIFVATYPGTPEVQQVEKRLKELEADDEAFARARSSEQALERYLAERPQGRHAREARERVAQLQSARMDADFLAARTAGTPEAYRAFLSRWPNGPRTQEARAGIEAAERAAAERAAAQRAAAASAAAAAPDPVQQPVPEPAPEPTPPPPLRLAVRRVAAGPELAASPQDAAWHSAQAIEIPLQGPAGNPRKVRLRAVHDGTSVYLLAEWADPSRDDAYRPWLWDPAAANYHQTGQLDDAFSVLLYREGSASSACMLEGQEVDADLWLWRAAWGGLSSLADDGRLRVSRNRIPQANPYPVRSGQGQVWIRQDWDEGTPGWSLFIPVGRSADTVPSYRAARPKGSRGDVAALGSWSDGRWTVTFRRALDTGHPDDVPLVPGASLLASFAAYDKADRANHASSPPVHLDVQGP